A single window of Pontibacillus chungwhensis DNA harbors:
- the rplJ gene encoding 50S ribosomal protein L10 yields the protein MSRIIEHKKQLVSEIADKLQNSKSTVLVDYRGLDVDTVTNLRQQLREAGVDFKVYKNTMTRRATAEAELTDLDEVLVGPTALAFSEDDAVSPAKIINSFAKENDALEIKGGVIEGSVASVEQIKELAELPDANGLVSMLLSVLQAPMRNFALATKAVADQKEEQGA from the coding sequence ATGAGCAGAATTATTGAACACAAGAAACAGCTTGTTTCTGAAATCGCTGATAAACTTCAGAACAGTAAATCTACAGTACTTGTAGACTACCGCGGTTTAGACGTTGATACGGTAACGAATCTTCGTCAACAACTACGTGAAGCTGGCGTTGACTTCAAAGTGTACAAAAACACAATGACTCGCCGTGCGACAGCAGAAGCAGAACTGACTGACCTTGATGAGGTATTAGTTGGCCCAACAGCACTTGCTTTCAGTGAGGACGATGCTGTATCTCCGGCTAAGATCATCAACAGTTTTGCTAAAGAAAACGACGCTCTTGAAATCAAAGGTGGCGTAATCGAAGGTAGCGTAGCAAGTGTTGAACAAATCAAAGAACTTGCAGAGCTTCCAGACGCAAACGGACTTGTATCTATGCTTCTTTCTGTACTACAAGCTCCAATGCGCAACTTCGCGCTTGCAACGAAAGCAGTTGCAGACCAAAAAGAAGAACAAGGCGCTTAA
- the rplL gene encoding 50S ribosomal protein L7/L12, with translation MTKEQIIDAIKEMNVLELNDLVKAIEEEFGVTAAAPVAVGGGGAAEAAEEQTEFDVVLEDAGASKIKVVKAVREITGLGLKDAKDLVDNAPKPVKEGVSKEEAEEMKAKLEETGAKIELK, from the coding sequence ATGACTAAAGAACAAATTATCGACGCGATCAAAGAAATGAACGTTCTTGAACTTAATGATTTAGTAAAAGCAATTGAAGAAGAATTTGGAGTAACTGCTGCGGCACCTGTAGCTGTAGGTGGCGGCGGCGCTGCTGAAGCTGCTGAAGAGCAAACTGAATTTGACGTTGTTCTAGAAGACGCTGGAGCTTCTAAGATCAAAGTTGTTAAAGCAGTTCGCGAAATCACTGGCCTTGGACTTAAAGATGCTAAAGACTTAGTAGATAACGCTCCGAAACCAGTTAAAGAAGGCGTTTCTAAAGAAGAAGCTGAAGAAATGAAAGCTAAACTTGAAGAAACAGGCGCTAAGATCGAACTTAAGTAA
- a CDS encoding class I SAM-dependent methyltransferase, whose amino-acid sequence MSEHYYSRNPESKSAPKSWTFNLRGRTLNFSTDQGVFSKDEVDFGSRTLIETFTEPEINGEFLDLGCGYGPIGLSLALDFPDRKVVMVDVNERAVQLAQDNATKNNVTNADIRQSDQFSAIQHQSFAAIVTNPPIRAGKKVVHSMFEQSHQALLPGGELWVVIQKKQGAPSAQQRLEDLFDQVTVEKKAKGYFILKAKKFDSKI is encoded by the coding sequence ATGTCAGAACACTATTATTCAAGAAATCCTGAATCTAAGAGTGCTCCAAAGTCATGGACGTTCAACTTACGAGGAAGAACGCTTAACTTTAGCACAGATCAAGGAGTATTTTCTAAAGACGAAGTAGATTTTGGGTCTAGAACCTTAATAGAAACATTTACTGAGCCAGAGATCAACGGAGAATTTCTTGATCTGGGCTGTGGATACGGCCCCATCGGTCTTTCACTCGCTCTGGATTTCCCAGATCGTAAAGTTGTTATGGTAGATGTAAACGAGCGAGCAGTTCAATTAGCTCAAGATAACGCAACGAAGAATAACGTAACCAATGCAGATATACGACAAAGTGATCAATTTTCTGCTATACAACATCAGAGCTTTGCGGCAATCGTAACAAATCCACCAATTAGAGCAGGAAAGAAAGTTGTACACTCCATGTTTGAACAAAGTCACCAGGCATTATTGCCAGGCGGCGAGTTATGGGTTGTCATTCAGAAGAAACAGGGTGCCCCATCTGCTCAACAACGTTTAGAAGATTTGTTCGATCAGGTCACAGTAGAAAAGAAGGCAAAAGGCTACTTCATCTTAAAGGCGAAAAAGTTTGACTCTAAAATATAG
- the rpoB gene encoding DNA-directed RNA polymerase subunit beta, with protein MTGQLVQYGRHRQRRSYARISEVLELPNLIEIQTASYDWFLEEGLREMFQDISPIEDFTGNLSLEFVDYTLGEPKYPVDESKERDVTYSAPLRVKVRLLNKETGEVKEQEVFMGDFPLMTGTGTFVINGAERVIVSQLVRSPSVYFSPKVDKNGKRGYTATVIPNRGAWLEFETDAKDVVHVRIDRTRKLPITVLLRALGFGTDQEIIDLIGDNQYLKNTLEKDNTENSEKALLEIYERLRPGEPPTVENAKSLLVSRFFDPKRYDLAHVGRYKINKKLHIKNRLFNQVLAESLADPETGEILANKGDKLDRRLLDKILPYLEGSEENLGDEIVEPHDGVLDDPMKIQNVKIVDPTDPEGEKTLNVISNANVDDSTKNITPSDILSAVSYFFNLLHDVGGTDDIDHLGNRRLRSVGELLQNQFRIGLSRMERVVRERMSIQDTASITPQQLINIRPVIASIKEFFGSSQLSQFMDQTNPLAELTHKRRLSALGPGGLTRERAGFEVRDVHYSHYGRMCPIETPEGPNIGLINSLSSYAKVNKFGFIETPYRRVDPETGKVTAQIDYLTADEEDNYVVAQANAKLEEDGSFQDEEVIARFRGENTAVKRERIDYMDVSPKQVVSAATACIPFLENDDSNRSLMGANMQRQAVPLMEPESPLVGTGMEYVSGKDSGAAVVAHHEGIVERVDAKEVLVRRISVVDGKEVEGDLDRYRFQKFIRSNQGTCYNQKPIVSAGDRIEKGEILADGPSMEKGELALGKNPLVAFMTWDGYNYEDAIIMSERLVKDDVYTSIHIEEYESEARDTKLGPEEITRDIPNVGEDALKNLDDRGIIRVGAEVSDSDLLVGKVTPKGVTELSAEERLLHAIFGEKAREVRDTSLRVPHGAGGIVLDVKIFNREDGDELPPGVNQLVRVYIVQKRKISEGDKMAGRHGNKGVISKILPEEDMPYLPDGTPVDVMLNPLGVPSRMNIGQVLELHLGMASRLLGVRMATPVFDGAREEDVWETLKEAGMARDAKTILYDGRTGEPFDNRVSVGVMYMIKLAHMVDDKLHARSTGPYSLVTQQPLGGKAQFGGQRFGEMEVWALEAYGAAYTLQEILTVKSDDVVGRVKTYESIVKGSNVPEPGVPESFKVLIKELQSLGMDVKMLTADESEIDLRDIEEEEAQSAEKLNVDGDPKDAIE; from the coding sequence TTGACAGGTCAACTAGTTCAGTATGGACGACACCGCCAGCGCAGAAGTTATGCGCGTATCAGCGAAGTACTCGAGTTACCAAACTTAATTGAAATTCAAACTGCTTCCTATGATTGGTTCTTGGAAGAAGGTTTGAGGGAGATGTTCCAAGACATTTCACCGATTGAGGACTTTACAGGCAACCTTTCTTTAGAGTTTGTAGATTACACTCTCGGAGAGCCTAAGTATCCTGTAGATGAATCAAAAGAGCGAGATGTCACCTATTCAGCTCCTCTTCGTGTTAAAGTACGCTTGCTTAATAAAGAAACTGGCGAAGTGAAAGAGCAGGAAGTATTTATGGGTGATTTCCCACTAATGACGGGTACAGGTACTTTCGTCATTAATGGTGCAGAGCGTGTTATCGTATCTCAGTTAGTTCGTTCTCCAAGTGTCTACTTTAGTCCAAAAGTAGATAAGAACGGTAAGAGAGGGTATACAGCTACTGTAATTCCTAACCGCGGTGCTTGGTTAGAGTTTGAAACAGATGCAAAAGACGTAGTTCACGTACGTATTGATCGTACTCGTAAACTTCCGATCACCGTCTTATTGCGTGCACTAGGATTTGGTACAGACCAAGAGATTATTGATCTTATTGGTGACAACCAATACCTTAAGAATACGCTTGAGAAGGATAATACGGAAAACAGTGAAAAAGCTCTTTTAGAAATTTATGAGCGACTTCGCCCTGGTGAACCACCAACAGTAGAGAATGCGAAGAGTTTACTTGTTTCACGCTTCTTTGATCCAAAGAGGTATGATCTTGCACACGTAGGTCGTTACAAGATTAATAAGAAGTTACACATCAAGAATCGCCTATTTAACCAAGTGTTAGCTGAATCATTAGCTGATCCGGAAACAGGTGAAATCCTTGCAAATAAAGGGGATAAACTAGATCGTCGTTTATTAGATAAGATTCTACCATACCTAGAAGGTTCTGAAGAGAATCTAGGGGATGAAATCGTAGAACCTCATGATGGCGTGCTAGATGACCCTATGAAGATTCAAAACGTTAAGATTGTAGATCCAACAGATCCTGAAGGAGAAAAAACACTTAACGTCATTAGTAATGCTAATGTGGATGACAGTACTAAGAACATTACGCCTTCTGATATCCTTTCAGCGGTAAGTTACTTCTTTAACTTACTTCATGATGTAGGTGGCACGGACGATATTGACCACTTAGGTAACCGTCGTCTACGTTCAGTTGGGGAGCTTCTACAGAACCAATTCCGTATTGGTCTATCTCGTATGGAGCGTGTAGTACGTGAGCGTATGTCCATTCAAGACACAGCTTCTATTACTCCACAACAACTGATTAACATCCGCCCGGTCATTGCATCCATTAAAGAGTTCTTTGGTAGTTCTCAGCTATCACAGTTTATGGACCAAACGAACCCACTTGCAGAGTTAACGCACAAACGCCGTCTGTCCGCACTAGGACCTGGTGGTTTAACGCGTGAGCGCGCAGGTTTCGAGGTACGTGACGTTCACTACTCTCACTATGGTCGTATGTGTCCGATTGAAACGCCAGAGGGACCAAACATTGGTCTTATTAACTCTCTTTCATCTTATGCAAAAGTAAACAAATTTGGCTTTATTGAAACACCATATCGTCGTGTGGACCCTGAAACAGGGAAGGTAACAGCTCAAATTGATTATCTAACTGCTGATGAAGAAGATAACTACGTTGTTGCTCAGGCAAACGCGAAGTTAGAAGAAGATGGCTCATTCCAAGATGAAGAAGTAATTGCTCGCTTCCGTGGTGAGAACACGGCTGTTAAACGTGAACGTATTGACTATATGGACGTTTCACCAAAACAGGTCGTTTCTGCTGCGACAGCTTGTATTCCTTTCTTAGAAAACGATGACTCCAACCGCTCCCTAATGGGTGCGAACATGCAACGTCAAGCTGTACCATTGATGGAACCTGAATCTCCACTAGTTGGTACAGGTATGGAATATGTCTCTGGTAAAGACTCAGGTGCTGCTGTTGTAGCGCATCACGAGGGAATTGTAGAACGTGTTGATGCTAAGGAAGTTCTTGTTCGTCGTATTTCAGTTGTAGACGGTAAAGAAGTAGAAGGCGATTTAGATCGCTATCGTTTCCAGAAGTTCATCCGTTCGAACCAGGGTACATGTTATAACCAGAAGCCTATTGTTAGCGCTGGTGATCGTATTGAAAAAGGAGAAATCCTTGCTGATGGTCCTTCTATGGAAAAAGGTGAACTTGCACTAGGTAAAAACCCTCTTGTTGCCTTTATGACATGGGATGGTTACAACTATGAGGATGCGATTATCATGAGTGAACGTCTTGTTAAAGATGACGTTTACACTTCTATTCATATTGAAGAGTATGAATCAGAAGCACGTGATACGAAGCTTGGACCTGAAGAAATTACTCGCGACATCCCGAACGTTGGGGAAGACGCGCTTAAGAATCTTGATGATCGCGGTATTATCCGCGTTGGTGCGGAAGTAAGTGACAGTGATCTGCTAGTTGGTAAAGTAACACCTAAAGGTGTAACAGAACTTTCAGCAGAAGAACGCTTGCTACACGCAATCTTCGGAGAGAAAGCACGTGAAGTACGTGATACATCTCTAAGAGTTCCACACGGTGCCGGTGGTATTGTGCTTGATGTTAAGATCTTCAACCGTGAAGATGGAGACGAATTACCTCCTGGTGTAAACCAGTTGGTTCGTGTTTACATCGTTCAGAAGCGTAAGATCTCTGAAGGTGACAAAATGGCCGGTCGTCACGGTAACAAAGGTGTAATCTCTAAGATTCTTCCAGAAGAAGATATGCCTTATCTACCAGATGGCACACCAGTAGATGTCATGTTAAACCCACTCGGTGTACCTTCTCGTATGAACATCGGTCAGGTACTAGAGTTACACTTAGGTATGGCTTCTCGCCTACTAGGTGTCCGAATGGCTACGCCAGTATTTGATGGTGCTCGTGAGGAAGACGTTTGGGAAACATTAAAAGAAGCTGGAATGGCTCGTGATGCGAAGACAATTCTTTATGATGGACGTACGGGTGAACCGTTTGATAACCGTGTATCAGTAGGTGTCATGTACATGATTAAACTTGCGCACATGGTTGATGATAAACTTCACGCGCGTTCTACTGGACCATACTCCCTTGTTACGCAACAACCATTGGGTGGTAAAGCTCAATTTGGTGGACAGCGTTTCGGTGAGATGGAGGTTTGGGCTCTTGAAGCTTACGGTGCTGCTTATACACTTCAAGAAATCCTAACCGTTAAGTCCGATGATGTTGTTGGACGTGTTAAAACGTATGAATCAATTGTTAAAGGTTCAAATGTACCTGAACCAGGTGTACCAGAATCATTTAAAGTATTGATTAAAGAGCTACAGAGTTTAGGTATGGATGTTAAGATGCTAACAGCTGATGAATCTGAGATTGACTTACGTGATATTGAAGAAGAAGAAGCGCAGTCAGCTGAAA